From a region of the Sesamum indicum cultivar Zhongzhi No. 13 linkage group LG3, S_indicum_v1.0, whole genome shotgun sequence genome:
- the LOC105158024 gene encoding probable serine/threonine-protein kinase DDB_G0291350, translating to MGCSFSGLNALYDAVNGGGDVWINENRFRILRQLGEGGFAFVYLVKELLSDPSNPADGISRKIKDPSHVSGDGTYAMKKVLIQNNEQLELVREEIRVSSQFSHPNLLPLLDHAIIAVKASQDQSWKHEAYLLFPVHLDGTLLDNAKAMKAKKEFFSTADVLQIFRQLCAGLKHMHSFDPPYAHNDVKPGNVLVTYRKGQAPLATLMDFGSARPARKQIRTRSEALQLQEWASEHCSAPFRAPELWDCPSHADLDERTDIWSLGCTLFAIMYGESPFEYALGESGGSLQLAIVNAQIKWPSGPNPPYPDALHQFVTWMLQPQAAVRPRIDDIIIHVDKLITKFSN from the exons ATGGG TTGCTC NTTCTCCGGATTGAATGCCCTATACGACGCTGTTAATGGGGGAGGTGATGTTTGGATCAACGAGAACCGTTTCAGGATCCTGAGGCAGCTGGGAGAGGGTGGCTTCGCCTTTGTTTATCTCGTTAAGGAGCTGCTCTCTGATCCTTCCAACCCCGCCGACGGCATTTCCCGCAAAATCAAGGACCCTTCTCACGTCTCAG GTGATGGAACATATGCAATGAAGAAAGTTCTCATTCAAAATAATGAGCAACTAGAGTTAGTGAGGGAGGAAATTCGTGTTTCATCTCAGTTTAGCCATCCTAATCTGCTTCCTCTTCTTGACCATGCAATCATTGCAGTCAAG GCTTCACAAGATCAATCCTGGAAGCATGAAGCATACTTATTGTTTCCTGTCCATTTGGATGGAACACTACTGGACAATGCCAAAGCTATGAAAGCTAAGAAGGAGTTTTTCTCCACCGCAGATGTGCTTCAGATATTTCGTCAG CTTTGTGCAGGACTTAAGCATATGCACAGTTTTGACCCTCCATATGCACATAATGATGTCAAACCTGGGAATGTCCTTGTGACGTACAGGAAAGGACAGGCGCCTTTAGCTACATTGATGGACTTTGGAAGTGCTCGTCCTGCAAGAAAGCAAATTCGAACTCGTTCAGAAGCATTACAGCTGCAG GAATGGGCTTCTGAACACTGTTCTGCTCCTTTCCGAGCACCAGAACTATGGGATTGCCCAAGCCATGCTGACCTCGATGAGAGAACTGATATCTGGTCGTTAGGCTGCACTTTGTTTGCAATTAT GTATGGTGAATCTCCATTTGAATATGCACTTGGGGAATCTGGCGGGAGCTTACAGCTGGCTATTGTAAATGCCCAAATAAAGTGGCCGAGCGGACCTAATCCTCCTTATCCAGATGCACTTCACCAGTTTGTAACATGGATGCTGCAGCCGCAAGCTGCAGTTCGGCCTCGCATTGATGATATCATTATTCATGTTGATAAGTTGATCACAAAGTTTTCTAATTGA